A window of the Diospyros lotus cultivar Yz01 unplaced genomic scaffold, ASM1463336v1 superscaf1, whole genome shotgun sequence genome harbors these coding sequences:
- the LOC127793178 gene encoding glutaredoxin-C9-like, which produces MMESVYQRVRRLAAGKAVVVFTVSGCCMCHVVKQLLFGLGVGPSIVELDHDKAGADIHALLCQLAGGKSQQPLPAVFVGGKFLGGIEAVMACHINGTLVPLLKDAGALWL; this is translated from the coding sequence ATGATGGAGAGCGTGTACCAGAGGGTGCGGCGCCTAGCCGCCGGCAAGGCAGTGGTGGTGTTCACGGTGAGCGGCTGCTGCATGTGCCACGTGGTGAAGCAGCTGCTCTTCGGCCTCGGCGTGGGGCCTTCCATCGTCGAGCTCGACCACGACAAGGCCGGCGCCGACATCCACGCCCTCCTTTGCCAGCTCGCCGGTGGCAAGTCGCAGCAGCCGCTCCCGGCCGTCTTTGTCGGCGGGAAGTTCTTGGGCGGCATCGAGGCCGTGATGGCCTGCCACATCAATGGCACTCTAGTCCCTCTCCTCAAAGACGCCGGCGCTCTCTGGCTCTAA